From Daphnia pulicaria isolate SC F1-1A chromosome 11, SC_F0-13Bv2, whole genome shotgun sequence, the proteins below share one genomic window:
- the LOC124315592 gene encoding CDP-diacylglycerol--inositol 3-phosphatidyltransferase-like: MADNNIFLFVPNLIGYARVVLGLGSLYFMPTSHVLAASLYILSGFLDAFDGHAARILNQSTKFGAMLDMLTDRCATMCLLATLGSFYPSYLFVFQLVMIVDVSCHWIHLHTSNVLGKTSHKNVGEEENALLRFYYTSRPFLFFMCAGNELFYSMLYLLHFTYGYTFLGMSVIKILVVLLFPVAVLKFILALMQGGSAWRNLGYIDIKEREESDKKQ; this comes from the exons ATGGCAGACAATAACATATTTCTGTTTGTTCCAAATTTAATTG GATACGCCCGTGTTGTTTTGGGGCTCGGATCTTTGTATTTTATGCCAACGAGTCATGTCCTTGCCGCTTCACTTTATATTCTCAGTGGTTTCCTTGACGCTTTTGATGGGCATGCCGCAAGAATTCTTAATCAAA GTACCAAATTTGGAGCTATGCTGGATATGTTGACAGATCGCTGTGCGACCATGTGTTTGTTGGCTACTTTAGGATCATTTTATCCAAGCTatctatttgtttttcaattggtCATGATTGTGGATGTTTCCTGCCATTGGATTCATCTTCACACCTCCAATGTTCTTGGCAAGACATCTCACAAAAATGTTGGTGAAGAGGAGAATGCCCTGTTGCGTTTCTACTACACTTCCAGACCATTCCTCTTTTTCATGTGTGCCGGAAATGAGCTCTTCTATTCAATGCTCTATCTTCTCCATTTTACCTATGGCTACACAT TTTTGGGTATGAGCGTTATCAAGATTTTGGTCGTTCTACTTTTCCCCGTGGCTGTCCTGAAATTTATTCTTGCTCTCATGCAAGGAGGTTCGGCTTGGCGCAATCTTGGATACATTGACATCAAAGAGAGGGAAGAATCCGATAAGAAGCAATAA
- the LOC124315121 gene encoding proteoglycan 4-like isoform X1: MASSTGDVHHHQQFSQTSTTVTRSSSSKQQSSSGQQQHQSLTSNNQIAVEENVSSLEPHQPLYPVSEWDTKLDRMLDELQRSISPQRKTVPPKVEAAAAKDSPVYATSVHHQSSSKSVRTSGTANRHLAEQAVAQTSVARRLFDTSAVSEQQASSSARVTRSKSPEPLHPIEPYNEGPFGKALSGSGSRSSSQQREYREYHSSNKTHGDSSLLVGMPATAASEDDAEAFQATPPSVSDRAKAWSTRGVTYSFKEETTSSSSKKGGVSNVTNGSGGGGEVETVVKKSQVVKTSTTGHQEKKPSGSSGDKVDSSLNNVVVDIGNQMIPDCIDLLSSNKKDKVKKSVRLAEGNEERNEGNQSSNQKVTSGSTSEFYSYSSSSSSSKKQVVSSSSTSSTTAGDSMVDYSRINSKHMSAAAGAMTQKQLDSPVCNFPDHKDFPKYNIRIIPESAGLLCNVSSHPQPMCNLERHPNFPLYAASPPCPAGSQATNPVCNIKVHPAILCNYPHHPDYPNFATGCPPADKESICNVPSHPELLCNLPKHSDYPKHASRCPPPEIEPICNIDLPKGHPRVICNFIRHPHYPKYCNPKATGQQPNTVCNVPGHVLDKCNIPEHPDFPDFKANKPPVQVEGNINTPTPNEDLPLCTVPGHPMLLCNVSVHPDYPKFTHPELPEFSEAVAGLVCTIPSHPHDPIPLPSKCNIPGHPGYPDYMSLTEPQTEPFCDVPGHPFGLCNIQTHPQYPELMGPEDRDAAPYCFIPSHPELLCSIETHPDYPGYTTEGEVPPVPICNVPRHPPIPTVEVQIPSPTPSPLTARSPSPPVPDPGPIICNVHYHDDYPTLMGDSSPLSLPICTVPGHPALLCNVPKHPNFPDHVGEIGLNSPPQCNIPGHPQLLCNLPFHPDYPRLAGDCPAEPYCNLPTHPLTNKPKLYQSGTGSPLPNRKLGTPDPGLQAPPKKLDDLMATFNGDPTRPLTSTPRGDPQTIVFSPSPTVQLPLKADEPEVKEGENEPLIVKETPKRPATKGTSGPPVYYPPDHKMFTKKDVPILSRTLEKKSKKMGGRSKGKMKFAAKHSAKASESESSAKGGYGGAAVIPICLPVCCAMPCVIM, translated from the exons aTCGGATGCTGGATGAGCTCCAGCGGAGTATTTCACCTCAAAGGAAAACGGTGCCACCCAAGGTAGAAGCAGCTGCAGCCAAAGATTCGCCAGTTTACGCGACTTCCGTCCATCATCAATCGTCCAGCAAATCTGTCAGGACCAGCGGAACGGCTAACCGACACCTAGCGGAACAGGCCGTTGCCCAGACGTCGGTTGCCCGTCGCTTATTTGACACTTCGGCCGTCTCGGAGCAGCAAGCTTCCTCATCCGCCAGAGTTACTAGATCCAAATCGCCAGAGCCATTACATCCGATTGAACCCTACAAC gagGGACCATTTGGAAAGGCGTTGTCCGGAAGTGGCAGTCGTTCGAGTTCGCAGCAGAGGGAGTACCGCGAGTATCATTCGTCCAACAAAACACACGGCGACAGTTCTCTTCTCGTAGGAATGCCCGCAACAGCCGCATCCGAGGATGATGCAGAAGCCTTCCAGGCTACTCCTCCATCCGTTTCCGAT AGAGCCAAAGCCTGGAGCACTCGAGGAGTGACGTACAGTTTCAAGGAGGAAACgaccagcagtagcagcaagaAAGGCGGAGTCTCAAATGTAACTAATGgcagcggcggtggtggtgaaGTGGAAACGGTGGTCAAAAAGAGTCAAGTTGTCAAAACGTCAACCACTGGCCACCAAGAGAAAAAACCTTCGGGATCTAGCGGAGATAAGGTTGATTCATCTTTAAACAATGTCGTGGTCGATATCGGCAATCAGATGATCCCTGATTGCATCGATTTATTGTCGAGCAACAAGAAAGACAAAGTCAAGAAATCAGTTCGACTGGCCGaaggaaatgaagaaagaaatgaaggaaatCAATCGTCGAATCAGAAAGTCACTTCGGGTTCTACTAGCGAATTTTACAGTTACAGCAGTAGCAGTAGCAGTAGCAAAAAGCAAGTGGTGTCTAGTAGTAGCACTAGCAGCACTACGGCTGGGGATTCGATGGTCGATTACAGTCGCATCAATAGCAAACACATGAGTGCCGCTGCTGGAGCCATGACTCAAAAGCAACTCGACAGTCCCGTCTGCAATTTCccg GATCACAAAGACTTTCCAAAGTACAATATTAGGATTATTCCCGAATCTGCAGGGTTATTGTGCAATGTCTCGTCGCATCCACAGCCCATGTGTAAtttag AGCGGCACCCCAATTTCCCTCTATACGCCGCATCACCTCCGTGTCCAGCAGGATCACAGGCGACGAACCCCGTTTGCAATATCAAAGTTCATCCGGCCATTTTATGCAACTATCCCCATCATCCGGATTACCCCAATTTTGCCACTGGCTGCCCCCCGGCGGACAAAGAGTCGATCTGCAACGTTCCCTCGCATCCGGAATTGTTGTGCAACTTGCCCAAACACAGCGATTATCCGAAACACGCGTCCCGCTGTCCTCCGCCCGAGATCGAACCCATCTGCAATATTGACCTCCCGAAGGGGCATCCGCGCGTCATTTGCAATTTCATCCGACATCCGCACTATCCGAAATATTGCAACCCCAAGGCAACCGGACAACAACCCAACACTGTCTGCAACGTACCCGGACATGTGCTGGATAAATGTAACATCCCCGAACATCCGGATTTTCCGGACTTCAAGGCGAACAAACCGCCAGTGCAAGTCGAAGGAAATATTAACACTCCCACACCAAATGAAGATTTACCATTGTGCACTGTTCCTGGACATCCCATGCTGCTCTGCAATGTTAGTGTACATCCAGATTATCCAAAGTTTACTCATCCGGAATTGCCTGAATTCTCTGAGGCTGTTGCTGGATTGGTCTGCACAATCCCTAGCCATCCGCACGACCCGATCCCACTGCCATCAAAATGTAACAT aCCTGGACATCCAGGATATCCAGATTATATGTCACTGACTGAACCTCAAACTGAGCCGTTCTGTGACGTTCCCGGTCATCCCTTTGGATTGTGCAACATCCAGACGCATCCGCAATATCCGGAATTGATGGGCCCAGAGGATCGAGACGCCGCTCCTTATTGTTTCATCCCTTCACATCCTGAACTGCTCTGTTCAATTGAAACCCACCCTGACTACCCAGGCTACACGACTGAAGGTGAAGTGCCACCTGTGCCGATATGCAACGTTCCCCGACACCCGCCCATACCCACCGTGGAGGTCCAAATCCCTTCACCAACACCATCGCCTCTGACTGCCCGGTCACCTTCACCTCCAGTTCCAGATCCTGGGCCCATCATTTGCAACGTTCATTACCATGACGATTACCCTACGCTTATGGGCGACAGCAGCCCGCTGTCGCTGCCTATATGTACGGTTCCTGGACACCCTGCTCTACTGTGCAATGTTCCGAAACATCCCAATTTTCCAGATCATGTCGGTGAAATTGGACTGAATTCGCCTCCACAATGCAACATACCCGGACACCCTCAGCTTTTATGCAATTTACCTTTTCATCCag attaTCCTCGATTGGCTGGTGATTGCCCTGCGGAGCCTTACTGCAATTTACCAACTCACCCATTGACCAACAAACCGAAACTTTACCAGTCGGGAACTGGCTCACCTCTGCCCAACAGAAAACTTGGAACACCTGATCCTGGGCTTCAAGCTCCGCCCAAAAAGTTAGACGACCTTATGGCCACTTTTAATGGCGATCCTACTCGG CCGTTGACTTCGACTCCGCGTGGGGATCCACAAACGATTGTGTTTTCTCCCTCTCCAACTGTGCAACTTCCCCTAAAGGCCGACGAACCGGAAGTCAAAGAAGGAGAAAACGAGCCTTTAATAGTAAAAGAAACACCGAAAAGACCAGCAACGAAAGGCACCAGTGGACCACCCGTTTATTATCCACCTGATCACAAAATGTTCACGAAGAAGGATGTTCCAATTTTG TCGCGTACcttggaaaagaaatcgaagaaaATGGGAGGCAGATCAAAAGGAAAGATGAAATTCGCCGCCAAACATTCGGCCAAAGCGTCCGAATCCGAGTCGAGTGCCAAAGGCGGGTACGGTGGCGCTGCTGTAATCCCCATTTGCCTTCCTGTCTGCTGTGCCATGCCTTGCGTCATCATGTAA
- the LOC124315121 gene encoding proteoglycan 4-like isoform X2 produces the protein MLDELQRSISPQRKTVPPKVEAAAAKDSPVYATSVHHQSSSKSVRTSGTANRHLAEQAVAQTSVARRLFDTSAVSEQQASSSARVTRSKSPEPLHPIEPYNEGPFGKALSGSGSRSSSQQREYREYHSSNKTHGDSSLLVGMPATAASEDDAEAFQATPPSVSDRAKAWSTRGVTYSFKEETTSSSSKKGGVSNVTNGSGGGGEVETVVKKSQVVKTSTTGHQEKKPSGSSGDKVDSSLNNVVVDIGNQMIPDCIDLLSSNKKDKVKKSVRLAEGNEERNEGNQSSNQKVTSGSTSEFYSYSSSSSSSKKQVVSSSSTSSTTAGDSMVDYSRINSKHMSAAAGAMTQKQLDSPVCNFPDHKDFPKYNIRIIPESAGLLCNVSSHPQPMCNLERHPNFPLYAASPPCPAGSQATNPVCNIKVHPAILCNYPHHPDYPNFATGCPPADKESICNVPSHPELLCNLPKHSDYPKHASRCPPPEIEPICNIDLPKGHPRVICNFIRHPHYPKYCNPKATGQQPNTVCNVPGHVLDKCNIPEHPDFPDFKANKPPVQVEGNINTPTPNEDLPLCTVPGHPMLLCNVSVHPDYPKFTHPELPEFSEAVAGLVCTIPSHPHDPIPLPSKCNIPGHPGYPDYMSLTEPQTEPFCDVPGHPFGLCNIQTHPQYPELMGPEDRDAAPYCFIPSHPELLCSIETHPDYPGYTTEGEVPPVPICNVPRHPPIPTVEVQIPSPTPSPLTARSPSPPVPDPGPIICNVHYHDDYPTLMGDSSPLSLPICTVPGHPALLCNVPKHPNFPDHVGEIGLNSPPQCNIPGHPQLLCNLPFHPDYPRLAGDCPAEPYCNLPTHPLTNKPKLYQSGTGSPLPNRKLGTPDPGLQAPPKKLDDLMATFNGDPTRPLTSTPRGDPQTIVFSPSPTVQLPLKADEPEVKEGENEPLIVKETPKRPATKGTSGPPVYYPPDHKMFTKKDVPILSRTLEKKSKKMGGRSKGKMKFAAKHSAKASESESSAKGGYGGAAVIPICLPVCCAMPCVIM, from the exons ATGCTGGATGAGCTCCAGCGGAGTATTTCACCTCAAAGGAAAACGGTGCCACCCAAGGTAGAAGCAGCTGCAGCCAAAGATTCGCCAGTTTACGCGACTTCCGTCCATCATCAATCGTCCAGCAAATCTGTCAGGACCAGCGGAACGGCTAACCGACACCTAGCGGAACAGGCCGTTGCCCAGACGTCGGTTGCCCGTCGCTTATTTGACACTTCGGCCGTCTCGGAGCAGCAAGCTTCCTCATCCGCCAGAGTTACTAGATCCAAATCGCCAGAGCCATTACATCCGATTGAACCCTACAAC gagGGACCATTTGGAAAGGCGTTGTCCGGAAGTGGCAGTCGTTCGAGTTCGCAGCAGAGGGAGTACCGCGAGTATCATTCGTCCAACAAAACACACGGCGACAGTTCTCTTCTCGTAGGAATGCCCGCAACAGCCGCATCCGAGGATGATGCAGAAGCCTTCCAGGCTACTCCTCCATCCGTTTCCGAT AGAGCCAAAGCCTGGAGCACTCGAGGAGTGACGTACAGTTTCAAGGAGGAAACgaccagcagtagcagcaagaAAGGCGGAGTCTCAAATGTAACTAATGgcagcggcggtggtggtgaaGTGGAAACGGTGGTCAAAAAGAGTCAAGTTGTCAAAACGTCAACCACTGGCCACCAAGAGAAAAAACCTTCGGGATCTAGCGGAGATAAGGTTGATTCATCTTTAAACAATGTCGTGGTCGATATCGGCAATCAGATGATCCCTGATTGCATCGATTTATTGTCGAGCAACAAGAAAGACAAAGTCAAGAAATCAGTTCGACTGGCCGaaggaaatgaagaaagaaatgaaggaaatCAATCGTCGAATCAGAAAGTCACTTCGGGTTCTACTAGCGAATTTTACAGTTACAGCAGTAGCAGTAGCAGTAGCAAAAAGCAAGTGGTGTCTAGTAGTAGCACTAGCAGCACTACGGCTGGGGATTCGATGGTCGATTACAGTCGCATCAATAGCAAACACATGAGTGCCGCTGCTGGAGCCATGACTCAAAAGCAACTCGACAGTCCCGTCTGCAATTTCccg GATCACAAAGACTTTCCAAAGTACAATATTAGGATTATTCCCGAATCTGCAGGGTTATTGTGCAATGTCTCGTCGCATCCACAGCCCATGTGTAAtttag AGCGGCACCCCAATTTCCCTCTATACGCCGCATCACCTCCGTGTCCAGCAGGATCACAGGCGACGAACCCCGTTTGCAATATCAAAGTTCATCCGGCCATTTTATGCAACTATCCCCATCATCCGGATTACCCCAATTTTGCCACTGGCTGCCCCCCGGCGGACAAAGAGTCGATCTGCAACGTTCCCTCGCATCCGGAATTGTTGTGCAACTTGCCCAAACACAGCGATTATCCGAAACACGCGTCCCGCTGTCCTCCGCCCGAGATCGAACCCATCTGCAATATTGACCTCCCGAAGGGGCATCCGCGCGTCATTTGCAATTTCATCCGACATCCGCACTATCCGAAATATTGCAACCCCAAGGCAACCGGACAACAACCCAACACTGTCTGCAACGTACCCGGACATGTGCTGGATAAATGTAACATCCCCGAACATCCGGATTTTCCGGACTTCAAGGCGAACAAACCGCCAGTGCAAGTCGAAGGAAATATTAACACTCCCACACCAAATGAAGATTTACCATTGTGCACTGTTCCTGGACATCCCATGCTGCTCTGCAATGTTAGTGTACATCCAGATTATCCAAAGTTTACTCATCCGGAATTGCCTGAATTCTCTGAGGCTGTTGCTGGATTGGTCTGCACAATCCCTAGCCATCCGCACGACCCGATCCCACTGCCATCAAAATGTAACAT aCCTGGACATCCAGGATATCCAGATTATATGTCACTGACTGAACCTCAAACTGAGCCGTTCTGTGACGTTCCCGGTCATCCCTTTGGATTGTGCAACATCCAGACGCATCCGCAATATCCGGAATTGATGGGCCCAGAGGATCGAGACGCCGCTCCTTATTGTTTCATCCCTTCACATCCTGAACTGCTCTGTTCAATTGAAACCCACCCTGACTACCCAGGCTACACGACTGAAGGTGAAGTGCCACCTGTGCCGATATGCAACGTTCCCCGACACCCGCCCATACCCACCGTGGAGGTCCAAATCCCTTCACCAACACCATCGCCTCTGACTGCCCGGTCACCTTCACCTCCAGTTCCAGATCCTGGGCCCATCATTTGCAACGTTCATTACCATGACGATTACCCTACGCTTATGGGCGACAGCAGCCCGCTGTCGCTGCCTATATGTACGGTTCCTGGACACCCTGCTCTACTGTGCAATGTTCCGAAACATCCCAATTTTCCAGATCATGTCGGTGAAATTGGACTGAATTCGCCTCCACAATGCAACATACCCGGACACCCTCAGCTTTTATGCAATTTACCTTTTCATCCag attaTCCTCGATTGGCTGGTGATTGCCCTGCGGAGCCTTACTGCAATTTACCAACTCACCCATTGACCAACAAACCGAAACTTTACCAGTCGGGAACTGGCTCACCTCTGCCCAACAGAAAACTTGGAACACCTGATCCTGGGCTTCAAGCTCCGCCCAAAAAGTTAGACGACCTTATGGCCACTTTTAATGGCGATCCTACTCGG CCGTTGACTTCGACTCCGCGTGGGGATCCACAAACGATTGTGTTTTCTCCCTCTCCAACTGTGCAACTTCCCCTAAAGGCCGACGAACCGGAAGTCAAAGAAGGAGAAAACGAGCCTTTAATAGTAAAAGAAACACCGAAAAGACCAGCAACGAAAGGCACCAGTGGACCACCCGTTTATTATCCACCTGATCACAAAATGTTCACGAAGAAGGATGTTCCAATTTTG TCGCGTACcttggaaaagaaatcgaagaaaATGGGAGGCAGATCAAAAGGAAAGATGAAATTCGCCGCCAAACATTCGGCCAAAGCGTCCGAATCCGAGTCGAGTGCCAAAGGCGGGTACGGTGGCGCTGCTGTAATCCCCATTTGCCTTCCTGTCTGCTGTGCCATGCCTTGCGTCATCATGTAA
- the LOC124316000 gene encoding uncharacterized protein LOC124316000, giving the protein MASVRTEKHLPPNIRDCFVVRNNDDPVDEGYKNPLPFQPLVVCLRFLGVEFDPALLNKSSKLSTISLSKFTPWTRLPILRQSKTIRRYPPFCFGTLSLINVNYGVLFVGVHASLLFFSRQKEWKFLWDNVQQILQHRNEFKDIRKSIRRVTIAGLLIACLETLGFISCSLVLIDFNEGLTLEFYFRPIANFSYVYATCGLLLFAIIGWTVTLGFRSLHQELFSNCLLTTFNNNGCPETVSLAEKGELIEMLANWKRLHVLLIDTVDEINGCLGPVLLIWVAHTFVGFIATPFYILDGIHFNTGSLSSSRVLLIMNFCLFAQHLIFICSLSPEFRVASGTRRLQMGSYYRK; this is encoded by the exons ATGGCGTCAGTTAGGACGGAGAAACATTTACCTCCGAATATTCGGGATTGCTTCGTTGTAAGAAATAACGACGATCCCGTTGACGAAGGATACAAAAATCCGTTACCATTTCAACCGTTGGTCGTCTGTCTGCGTTTCTTGGGCGTCGAATTCGATCCTGCACTCCTGAACAAATCATCCAAGT TGAGCACAATTTCTTTGTCCAAATTTACACCATGGACACGCCTACCAATTCTTCGTCAGTCGAAAACAATTCGACGGTACCCTCCGTTTTGTTTTGGAACCTTATCGTTGATTAACGTCAATTACGGTGTCCTTTTCGTCGGCGTTCATgcttctcttttattcttttctcgaCAAAAAGAATGGAAATTTCTCTGGGACAATGTCCAGCAGATATTACAACATCGCAACGAGTTCAAAGACATAAGGAAGTCCATTCGTCGTGTCACAATCGCCGGCCTTCTGATCGCTTGTTTG GAAACGTTAGGATTCATCAGCTGTTCCCTAGTTCTCATTGATTTTAACGAAGGATTGACATTAGAATTTTATTTCCGTCCAATCGCCAACTTTTCCTACGTTTACGCGACTTGCGGTTTGCTGTTATTCGCCATCATCGGATGGACAGTGACGCTGGGATTCCGCAGTCTCCACCAGGAACTATTCAGCAACTGTCTGCTGACCACCTTTAACAATAACGGGTGTCCGGAAACGGTCTCTTTGGCTGAAAAAGGGGAACTGATTGAAATGTTGGCCAATTGGAAACGACTTCACGTTTTGTTAATCGACACTGTGGACGAAATCAACGGTTGTCTTGGTCCTGTTCTACTCATTTGGGTGGCTCACACCTTTGTCGGTTTCATCGCCACTCCGTTTTATATTCTCGATGGAATCCATTTCAACACTGGATCATTGAGTTCTTCCAGGGTTTTGCTGATCATGAACTTTTGTCTCTTTGCCCAGCATCTTATTTTCATTTGCTCTTTATCACCGGAATTTCGAGTCGCATCTGGCACGAG gcGGCTGCAAATGGGAAGTTATTACAGAAAGTGA
- the LOC124315136 gene encoding mucin-17-like — METEKFLAETSASGPSLLPNNAKVRNKLLAPNKTQLLALKLNSPNGPKKQPKKAEEKVRIDNLQESELQALLDEVLQYSGKRDGEKGSELFQALLRETQESGEESPPAFRPTQTTSNPAVQQRRRRSRKETSVPFSHQTTGVSSVQSNTVAGSNKKGGSLQNISSHSQSEWGSVRRRKRHDTSDSGSTLGSPRKREGGSLPCDVARGSNKTVKPDELVLTSTEDIHTEPSRLTNDCVINMEGMIESSANFSELEDKFPEPWNNHHIRRTEHSTSVIEPMEQDMEICPSENVGITKKLLSKSSKEYGTIQCEVDAAIPFVPFDSTANQEVNRSNTVNGSLDDGIPHQRRIHRQTGGISDSRMDENGNPFGSVNGTSISPFMHRTSPSGISTTNLTSVNTSSGFSTSKAGQRKQKKKNGKDENVLYAKEIPGFVGNRNVDELLEYIESSESNGKKASDKKTGLKHNGTLVKDSSSKVKPKEKKSSSKSLHRQMNSNQADSEDSDTPGGGSINSPVGKDEDFVFRAKTVDGVEELEAAVAAAAADFQTVTKKQRRKKRNSLSNSTTGSKTKELLEQSHMNLFYNASSPSVMMRPPRQPPSISAGSQIAIQISGGTVGNGLGGGNEAAKKLVASVPPSEPSDLDSDGGDSVHSLPVQPSAPLFPYPPMHQQPPSSAQNSISYADIIRSEQHHAKSDVVFLAESSQPIDVKQLCATSPNTAIPAVGTNPSTAPAPLTDLVASAATFTAAANVPCNRAAPRASLSGVPLRRAASLPPTSPSVETPPVVIVGSSSSTQVDVTFGFELNEQLLALSIQPSPPSQQPKETQSSLLTSPEAYTEPIMVSFSPEPRSETKPDPELYPSSSTPLSSSPEAASTPTAVDFASRYRERPELLNPPLSRRSYEIVDFISQAWKRIERKLDEQQQHNIGSNGGLALQSSIRVYTLE; from the exons ATGGAGACTGAAAAGTTTCTTGCTGAAACATCAGCCAGTGGGCCTTCTCTACTACCAAATAACGCCAAAGTCAGGAATAAACTTCTAGCACCCAACAAAACCCAACTTCTAGCACTGAAACTGAACTCTCCCAACggcccaaaaaaacaacctaaAAAG gcagaagaaaaagtcaGAATAGATAACCTACAAGAATCTGAACTACAAGCTCTTCTGGACGAAGTGTTGCAGTACAGTGGAAAACGGGATGGGGAGAAAGGATCAGAACTCTTTCAA gccTTATTAAGGGAGACCCAAGAATCTGGCGAAGAGAGTCCCCCTGCCTTCAGACCAACTCAGACCACATCAAACCCTGCTGTTCAGCAACGCAGACGAAGGTCAAGAAAGGAGACTAGTGTACCATTTTCTCATCAAACTACAGGAGTATCTTCTGTTCAGTCAAATACTGTGGCAGGAAGCAACAAAAAAGGAGGCTCATTGCAAAATATTTCATCTCATAGCCAGAG TGAGTGGGGTAGCGTTCGTCGAAGAAAACGTCACGATACTTCAGACAGCGGATCGACTCTTGGAAGTCCACGTAAACGGGAAGGCGGGTCTTTACCCTGTGATGTAGCGAGAGGCTCGAACAAAACAGTCAAACCAGATGAATTAGTTTTGACGAGCACTGAAGATATCCATACCGAACCTTCTCGTTTGACTAATGATTGCGTCATCAACATGGAAGGAATGATAGAATCCTCAGCTAATTTTTCTGAATTGGAAGATAAGTTTCCTGAACCGTGGAATAATCATCACATCCGAAGGACTGAACACTCAACAA GCGTCATAGAACCAATGGAGCAGGACATGGAAATCTGTCCGTCGGAAAACGTTGGAATAACCAAGAAACTCTTGTCGAAAAGCTCAAAAGAATACGGAACTATTCAATGCGAAGTTGATGCAGCCATCCCGTTTGTACCTTTTGACTCCACTGCCAATCAAGAAGTAAACAGATCCAACACTGTAAATGGTTCATTAGACGACGGTATTCCTCATCAGCGGCGAATTCATCGTCAAACCGGAG GTATCAGTGACTCGCGAATGGACGAGAACGGCAATCCGTTCGGAAGTGTCAACGGTACCTCCATATCGCCTTTCATGCATCGGACGAGCCCTTCCGGGATAAGCACCACTAATTTAACGTCCGTGAACACTAGTAGTGGCTTTTCAACGTCCAAAGCAGGTCAGcgaaagcagaagaagaaaaatggcaaAGACGAAAACGTTTTGTATGCCAAAGAGATTCCAGGTTTTGTCGGAAATCGC AATGTCGATGAACTGCTCGAGTATATAGAGTCGTCTGAGAGTAACGGCAAAAAGGCCTCAGACAAGAAAACTGGGCTTAAACACAACGGAACATTGGTTAAAGATTCGTCTTCCAAAGTGAagccaaaagagaagaaaagttcGTCCAAATCACTCCATCGTCAAATGAATTCAAACCAAGCCGATTCAGAGGACTCGGATACTCCAGGAGGCGGTTCCATCAATTCTCCTGTCGGAAAAGACGAAGATTTCGTTTTTAGAGCTAAAACAGTGGACGGCGTTGAAGAACTGGAAGCTGCCGTCGCGGCAGCGGCTGCTGACTTTCAGACCGTGACCAAAAAACAGCGTCGCAAGAAGCGTAACTCACTTTCTAACTCGACTACTGGCAGTAAAACCAAGGAGCTGCTAGAACAGTCACACATGAACCTGTTTTATAATGCTTCGTCGCCCTCAGTGATGATGCGTCCCCCTCGTCAACCACCAAGTATTTCAGCAGGCAGCCAAATTGCCATTCAAATAAGCGGAGGCACTGTCGGAAACGGACTTGGTGGTGGCAATGAAGCAGCAAAGAAATTGGTAGCGAGCGTACCACCATCTGAACCATCAGACTTGGATTCTGATGGAGGTGACAGTGTTCATTCCTTGCCCGTCCAGCCATCGGCGCCTCTCTTCCCTTACCCGCCCATGCATCAACAACCTCCGTCGTCGGCGCAGAACTCAATTTCGTACGCCGATATCATACGGTCGGAACAGCATCACGCCAAAAGTGATGTGGTGTTCCTTGCTGAGTCTAGTCAGCCTATCGATGTCAAACAACTCTGTGCCACCAGCCCAAATACTGCGATCCCAGCTGTCGGAACCAACCCATCAACCGCTCCTGCTCCTTTAACTGATCTTGTTGCCTCTGCCGCGACTTTTACTGCTGCGGCTAACGTGCCTTGCAACAGAGCAGCGCCCAGAGCATCCCTTTCAG GAGTTCCTTTGAGACGAGCTGCCTCTCTGCCGCCCACCTCACCTAGCGTCGAAACTCCACCAGTTGTGATCGTCGGATCCAGTTCCAGCACTCAGGTGGACGTAACATTTGGGTTTGAGTTAAATGAACAGCTGTTGGCTCTATCAATACAACCGTCCCCGCCATCTCAGCAGCCAAAGGAAACTCAGTCCAGCCTTCTCACTTCGCCAGAGGCATATACAGAACCGATTATGGTATCGTTCTCTCCAGAACCAAGGTCGGAGACCAAGCCAGATCCCGAACTCTACCCGTCTTCTTCTACTCCTCTGTCGTCTTCTCCCGAGGCGGCCTCTACACCTACTGCAGTTGATTTTGCATCTCGTTATCGCGAACGACCAGAACTGCTCAATCCTCCTCTTTCTCGACGATCGTACGAAATAGTTGATTTCATCAGTCAAG CTTGGAAAAGAATTGAACGGAAGCTGGATGAACAGCAACAGCATAACATTGGCAGTAATGGGGGCCTGGCCCTTCAATCAAGTATTCGTGTGTATACTTTGGAGTGA